The sequence below is a genomic window from Terriglobia bacterium.
CGATGCGGAAGCCGATAAAGTCGAGGCCCTCGACGCTGGGGCGGACGACTACATGACCAAGCCTTTCGGTTCTCCGGAACTGCTGGCGCGGATCCGCGCGGCCTTGCGCCGATCGCCACAGATGGCGGAGATCAACCTCGTGAAATTCGATGATGTTGAAATCAATTTCACGACCCGCCGCGTCAATGTCGGCACCCGTGAGACGCGCCTGACGCCAAAGGAATTCGATTTACTGCAATACATGGTCGCCCATCCCAACGTTCCAATCACGCATACAAAATTGTTGCAGTCCGTTTGGGGACCGGATTACGGCGACGAAGTCGAATACCTGCGCGTTTTCATGAATCAGCTTCGCAAGAAGGTCGAGAAGAATCCCTCCAACCCGAAATACCTGCTGACCGAGCCGTGGGTGGGTTATCGCCTGCAGATCCCTGCAAAAATAACTAAATCATGATGTAACATTTATGCCTTGATCGCATCTTTTCCAATACTGTTCCTCATTTCTGCATGAACACGCCAAAACCTCCTTATTTCAGTGATGACA
It includes:
- a CDS encoding response regulator transcription factor, with translation MSSAKIMVVDDDPQIRRVLRTAFVAQGYEAVDARNGEEALEMLREEKVDLVILDVNMPGMSGLETCRAMRAMSEIPIVMLTVRDAEADKVEALDAGADDYMTKPFGSPELLARIRAALRRSPQMAEINLVKFDDVEINFTTRRVNVGTRETRLTPKEFDLLQYMVAHPNVPITHTKLLQSVWGPDYGDEVEYLRVFMNQLRKKVEKNPSNPKYLLTEPWVGYRLQIPAKITKS